The Methanosarcina barkeri str. Wiesmoor DNA segment TCAAGGTTGTGGATATCCCGTACGTCTATACTGTAAAAGAGGCGTATATTCTCCTTTTTTCCGGGTTTTTTGGAGGTCTGGCGCTGGCTCAGGTTTTGCGGTCCATGGGGGTTCAAGGCTCTGAACTTTCAATAACAGGACAGGAAGCACAGGTAGTTGCTCTCAATGTTATCACAGAGAAAGCTCCAGAGAAGATTTTTGAGGTCTCGCATGAAAATGACCCTGTTGAGGAAACCCTGCCCAGGGATAACATTGACCCCACAGATGTCCTTCTGCGGGCCCTTGAAGGAGATGAAAGGAAAGCCGTTGAACTTATTGTAGCAAAAGGAGGAAGAATTCTCCAGAATGAACTCGTGAATTCCCTCGACTTTTCCAAGGCCAAAGTTTCTCGAGTTCTCATGAACCTGGAAAGGAGAGGCATAATAACAAAGAAAAAGTACGGGCTTACAAACTGCATTTCGATAGCTGATGAGCTTAAGGATAACGTCGGGATGAGGGGTGAAATGAAATGAAGAAAAGTGCTCTTATTTCGATTTCAGTTGTTTTCTTGGTCCTAGTTCTAGGAGGGTCATGGTACTATGGAAATGGGGCCAATGTAAAAATAGTTGATATTCATGCTTCTCCTTTTGGGGCAGGTGACCTTGGAAAACTGAACATAACGCTTCAAAATAACGGTTTAAAGCCTGTGGATGTGTGGCTTGAGGTTGAAAACGCTTTTGTGGACGAAAATGGGACGAGCTACTCAACACCAAGGATGATAATTTCCGATAATTCCACAAATCCATGGGATGAAGGATCAGTTTCTCTTCAGAAGCCGATAAAGCTTGTTCCAGGAAATAACTCGGTCAAGGTATGGCTTGGGTATAAACTTCCAGGGGAGTACCCTGTAAAGGTTAGGGTCGTTCAGAATAGCAGGCTTCTGGAAGAAGACACTTATCCTGTAAATATCCCGTCTCCAGAAATTCATCTTAAACTGGAATACGAAATGGAAAGCAAAAATACTTCTGATGTTTACAGGATCTATGGCTATCTTATCAACAAAGGACTAAGCTATGCAAGGAAAGTGTCAATAAACCTTACAGTAACAAACGAGAGAACCGGAGAACTGGTGCTCACATCTTCCGAGTTTTATGATGTGGGAGAAAAAGATAAAAGTCCTCTGTGGACTTGGCCCGACTATCCTTATGCAATTGTGGAAATTGCACATGGTAAACCTTTAGGAGAATCCTACATGCCTGTCCAGAATGTGGTGATAGGAAGTAACGAGGACAGCTTCAAGGTTAATGTAACGGCCAGATGGCAGAACCAGGTGGCTTTTGCCGAATTATTGATTCCACCCAGGGAGGAGACCAGGTGATGCATATGAAAAAGCGAAGTCAATTTTGGAGTTGCAGGTACACAAAACTCTTGCTTCTCTTAATTTTACTTTCCAGTATATGTGCTGGGTGCCTTGTCCAGGATCCACTTGAAGCCAGAGCAGAGAAATTAGTTGGAAGCCTAGGGGATGAAGATAAGGATGTTGCTTCGGCTTCGACTAATGCACTTATCGATATTGGGGGACCTGCAGTTACCCCTCTGATTGAGGCTTTAAAAGATGAAAATCCGCAGGCACGCAGTTATGCTGCTCTTGCCCTTGGAGAAATAAGAGATAAAAAAGCTGTGGAACCTCTGATAGAAGTCCTTGATGATCCCTCTCCTGAGGTTCGTATGAATGCAGCTTATTCACTTGGGGAAATTGGAGACTTAAAGGCCGTTGAGCCCCTTATTGAACTATTAAAGGACGAAAACGGGGAAGTAGTTCGCTTAACCGTGATTGCGCTTGGATTATTGAAAGACCCCAGGGCAACTGAGCCTATTTGTGAGGTTATGGATCGTGATGATGCCAGGATACGCCATGAGGATAATCCCGATATACGCCAGCAAGCTGTATACGCTCTTGCAGAAATAGGAGATCCGGGCTGTATTGATACTCTTCTAGGTCTGCTGGATGATAAAGAACTAGGATATTCGGCGGCCAATACGCTTGGCAACTTTAAAAGTGAAGACATATTTGAAAAAGTAACTAAAAAGCTGCGGAACAGTAACCCCACAGTCCGGACTAACGCCATAGCAGTGTTTGAATCTAATCGGGACCCTGCTGTTGTTCCCCTCTTGATTAAAATGCTGGATGATAAGGTTCCAGAGGTTCGAAAGGACGCCACTTTCACCCTGGGTTTTTTTAAAGAACCTGAACAGGTGGCACAGAGCGAGAAGCCCCTGATTAATGCTCTTGGGGACAGTAATCCCGAGGTGCAGGAAGGAGCTGCTCGTTCTCTCGGAAGGTTAGGAAGTAAGGAAGCGATACCTTCTCTTGAAGGTCTCCTCCAATCAAAGAACAAGAATCTTCAAGTTGCTGCCATTGAGGCTCTGGGAGATATTGGAGATCCTGAGTCTGTAGACGCTCTTATTGCCACCCTTGAAGATGAAGACTGGTTCGTACGAGAAAATATTGTGGATTCCCTGGTTGAAATAGGAGATTCTCGAGCGATTGAACCTTTGATTTCTTTACTTGAAGATGAAAAATATAAAGTGAGGAGAAGTGCTGCAGAAGGCCTTGGGAAATTTGGAGATAGGAAAGCTGTTGAACCTCTCCTCAAGGCTCTTGAGACCGAGAGAGAGGAGGAAGTAAGGCGTTCAGAGGTTATGGCTCTGGGAAAACTTGGAGGACAACAAGCAATGGAAGGTTTGAGCCGGATCAGTACGGATCCAGATGAGTACAAAAACGTCAGAAGCAATGCAGAGAAAGCATTGGTGATACTCAAGGGAGGTGGGACAGTGAATGCCTCCTCTTTTTATTAATTAATATATTTGGATTGTGAAAGTATGGAGTGAATGGAATAAGTTTTGAAGTGGAATCTTTCAGAATACGGAGGAATCAATAAAATGAAGACATATACAGCAGTTTTGCTGGTCGCTCTCACTCTCTTACTTGCAGTATCAGCAGACACTGCAAATGCAGCAGACAATACAAGCAGTATATCCAATGTTTGTGATGTAGACGGCACCGATTATAAAAGCGAGAGTTGGTCTAACGAACAATATCCGGTAATCGATTTATTTGGAGATAAATATGTTCCGCTGTTTACCGCCAATGGAAACACTGGGAATGTACATGTTAACAAGCTTGCCAAGTTGATTCTTGACAATAATGAAACTTACACACTCAAAGATGGTGAAAAAGTCGATCTTAGCAATGGATACGCTTTTGAAGCCAAGCAGATCAATATTGACAATGAGGAAATATGGTTTGAGTTCAGTAAGGATGGAAAATATATTGCTGATCAAATAGTCTCAGCCAATAATGATGCCAATAGGACATGGACCGTTACCCTTGACAATGTTCAGGGTGAAAATAGTGTCGTTGTCATGAAAGTTCATATCAAGAATCTATTTGTGGGTGCGGAAACCAGAGTCGTTTGGATTGATGGCATCTGGCTGACTGACTACACAAATGCTACAACTCTCAAGGTAGGGGATAAAATAGGAGAATTCACGCTTGATAAAATCGTCAGCGGAGTAAATACCTCTAACATGGGAAGTCTTGTTTTTGAAAATACTACGGGGTCTTCAGTAGCTTGTAATGTTGTAGGTACCAATTATAAATGTGACAGCTGGTCTAATGTTACAGCAGACACTGCAAACACAGCAGACACTGCAAGTACAGTAGATACTACAAATACAGCAGATAATGTAAGCAATATAACCAACATTTGTAATGTTGTTAGTACCGATTATAAATGGGTATCTAATGAACAATATCCAGTAATCGATTTATTTGGAGATAAATATATTCCGCTGTTTACCGCCAATGGAAACATTGGGAATATACATGTTAACAAGCTTGCCAAATTGATTCTTGACAATAATGACACTTACACTCTCAAAGACGGTGAAAAACTCGATCTCAGCAATGGATACGCTCTTGAAGCCAAGCAGATCAATATTGACAATGAGGAAATATGGTTTGAGTTCAGTAAGGATGGAAAATATATTGCTGATCAAATAGTCTCAGTCAATACTGATGATAATAGGACATGGACTGTTACCCTTGACAATGTTCAGGGTGAAAATAATATCGTTGTCATGAAAGTTCATATCAAGAATCTATTTGTGGGTACAGTAGACAAAATCGTTTGGATTGATGGAATCTGGCTTACTGACTATACAAATGCTACAACCCTTAAAATCGGGGATAAAGTCGGAGAATTCACGCTTGAAAAAATAGTTAGCGGGACAAATTCATCTAACCTGGGAAGTCTTGC contains these protein-coding regions:
- a CDS encoding MarR family transcriptional regulator; protein product: MLAVGILLISSTVAINLLLEDSPVVIQLEGDTFKVVDIPYVYTVKEAYILLFSGFFGGLALAQVLRSMGVQGSELSITGQEAQVVALNVITEKAPEKIFEVSHENDPVEETLPRDNIDPTDVLLRALEGDERKAVELIVAKGGRILQNELVNSLDFSKAKVSRVLMNLERRGIITKKKYGLTNCISIADELKDNVGMRGEMK
- a CDS encoding HEAT repeat domain-containing protein — translated: MHMKKRSQFWSCRYTKLLLLLILLSSICAGCLVQDPLEARAEKLVGSLGDEDKDVASASTNALIDIGGPAVTPLIEALKDENPQARSYAALALGEIRDKKAVEPLIEVLDDPSPEVRMNAAYSLGEIGDLKAVEPLIELLKDENGEVVRLTVIALGLLKDPRATEPICEVMDRDDARIRHEDNPDIRQQAVYALAEIGDPGCIDTLLGLLDDKELGYSAANTLGNFKSEDIFEKVTKKLRNSNPTVRTNAIAVFESNRDPAVVPLLIKMLDDKVPEVRKDATFTLGFFKEPEQVAQSEKPLINALGDSNPEVQEGAARSLGRLGSKEAIPSLEGLLQSKNKNLQVAAIEALGDIGDPESVDALIATLEDEDWFVRENIVDSLVEIGDSRAIEPLISLLEDEKYKVRRSAAEGLGKFGDRKAVEPLLKALETEREEEVRRSEVMALGKLGGQQAMEGLSRISTDPDEYKNVRSNAEKALVILKGGGTVNASSFY
- a CDS encoding S-layer protein domain-containing protein; its protein translation is MKTYTAVLLVALTLLLAVSADTANAADNTSSISNVCDVDGTDYKSESWSNEQYPVIDLFGDKYVPLFTANGNTGNVHVNKLAKLILDNNETYTLKDGEKVDLSNGYAFEAKQINIDNEEIWFEFSKDGKYIADQIVSANNDANRTWTVTLDNVQGENSVVVMKVHIKNLFVGAETRVVWIDGIWLTDYTNATTLKVGDKIGEFTLDKIVSGVNTSNMGSLVFENTTGSSVACNVVGTNYKCDSWSNVTADTANTADTASTVDTTNTADNVSNITNICNVVSTDYKWVSNEQYPVIDLFGDKYIPLFTANGNIGNIHVNKLAKLILDNNDTYTLKDGEKLDLSNGYALEAKQINIDNEEIWFEFSKDGKYIADQIVSVNTDDNRTWTVTLDNVQGENNIVVMKVHIKNLFVGTVDKIVWIDGIWLTDYTNATTLKIGDKVGEFTLEKIVSGTNSSNLGSLAFKKTQAVDSSSPTSEEGSVVSINKGISLSTPWHLDFLKFITNKFR